In one window of Hypanus sabinus isolate sHypSab1 unplaced genomic scaffold, sHypSab1.hap1 scaffold_47, whole genome shotgun sequence DNA:
- the LOC132389075 gene encoding N-acetyllactosaminide beta-1,3-N-acetylglucosaminyltransferase 3-like, with translation MSGHWRFYEKVVLGVVITLRLLFVFWDNDQRREIDVAETVHRNDLPKVVTGDATESVLKPKCHANRTLLHLSSFHQEKEHIKNFLMYKHCREFDMIQNVPDKCGGREESQNVFLLLVIKSHPLNQDRREMIRKTWGREREFNGVLIKRVFISGVSPDQKESRKLNQLLAMENREHRDILQWDFLDTFFNLTLKQYKLLQWVSEFCPSAKFIFNGDDDVFANTDNMVDYLLDMKVHQHLFVGRLIYGFGPKRQMSSKYYVPEIVTTIKSYPPYIGGAGILMSVYTAHIIFHIAQDLELYPIDDVFLGMCLAKAGLAPHSHSGFRTAGVRVPSTQDESFNPCYYRELLLVHRFRPFELLLMWDAVHDANLKCVRSPQKSASTERTT, from the coding sequence ATGAGCGGACATTGGCGATTCTATGAGAAAGTAGTGCTGGGTGTTGTTATTACTCTGCGATTGTTATTCGTGTTCTGGGATAATGACCAACGTCGAGAGATTGATGTTGCAGAAACTGTTCATCGCAATGACCTGCCCAAGGTTGTTACCGGTGATGCAACTGAATCAGTGCTCAAGCCAAAGTGCCACGCGAACAGGACATTGCTGCACCTGTCCTCATTTCATCAAGAGAAAGAGCACATAAAAAACTTCTTGATGTATAAACACTGTCGAGAATTTGACATGATTCAAAATGTTCCAGACAAATGTGGTGGTCGAGAAGAATCTCAGAATGTCTTCCTGCTCCTGGTCATCAAATCTCACCCTTTAAACCAGGATCGGCGGGAAATGATAAGGAAGACCTGGGGCAGAGAACGCGAATTCAATGGGGTCCTAATTAAGAGAGTCTTTATTTCTGGTGTCTCTCCTGACCAAAAAGAAAGTAGGAAATTGAATCAGCTGTTAGCCATggaaaacagagaacacagagataTCCTACAATGGGATTTCTTGGATACCTTTTTCAACCTCACCCTCAAACAATACAAGTTGCTGCAGTGGGTCAGTGAATTTTGCCCCAGTGCTAAATTCATCTTCAATGGAGATGATGATGTATTTGCCAATACCGATAACATGGTTGATTACTTGCTAGACATGAAGGttcaccaacacctgtttgtggGCCGTCTCATTTATGGGTTTGGACCCAAACGCCAGATGTCGAGCAAGTATTATGTGCCAGAAATAGTGACCACCATTAAGTCGTACCCACCATACATTGGTGGAGCGGGCATACTTATGTCTGTGTATACAGCTCACATCATTTTCCACATAGCCCAAGACCTTGAACTataccccattgatgatgtattttTGGGGATGTGTCTGGCCAAGGCTGGACTAGCCCCACACTCCCATAGCGGATTTAGGACAGCTGGAGTCAGGGTTCCTTCAACCCAAGATGAATCCTTCAATCCTTGCTATTACCGTGAGTTGCTGCTAGTGCACCGTTTTCGGCCTTTCGAACTGCTACTGATGTGGGATGCGGTGCATGATGCTAATCTGAAATGTGTTCGTTCTCCCCAGAAGTCTGCATCCACGGAGAGGACCACATGA